One genomic window of Deltaproteobacteria bacterium includes the following:
- a CDS encoding DUF5615 family PIN-like protein: protein MRPVALLFDEHLENALQLGLRRRAPATDILRVGSYAAPACGSSDPELLLWCEQEHRMLVSLDRRTLPGHFADHLAAGHQCWGVLLLRRGLSTGLALEQLELIVGASQAEDWLDRLTYLPF, encoded by the coding sequence GTGAGGCCCGTCGCACTGCTCTTCGACGAGCACCTGGAGAACGCCCTGCAGCTGGGCTTGCGCCGCCGCGCACCGGCCACGGACATCCTGCGGGTCGGCAGCTACGCGGCCCCGGCTTGCGGGAGCTCCGATCCCGAGCTTCTGCTCTGGTGCGAGCAAGAGCACCGGATGCTGGTGAGCCTGGACCGAAGGACCCTGCCCGGCCACTTCGCCGACCACCTGGCCGCCGGGCATCAATGCTGGGGCGTGCTGCTGTTGCGCCGGGGCCTCTCAACCGGCCTGGCCCTGGAGCAGCTGGAGCTCATCGTCGGCGCCTCCCAGGCCGAGGACTGGCTCGATCGCCTCACCTACTTGCCCTTCTGA
- a CDS encoding DUF433 domain-containing protein produces MDWPRLPPCPYLDFHAEDDVRVRGTRIDLAFLIDEYYKGRSPEEMAWDYPSLQLEAIYGVLTYYVGHKDPVDQYVACQHQACYENYQAYLKQPPNPVIERLRALKAAKKSA; encoded by the coding sequence ATGGACTGGCCAAGACTCCCACCTTGCCCCTACCTGGACTTCCACGCCGAGGACGACGTGCGCGTGCGAGGCACCCGCATCGACCTGGCCTTCCTCATCGACGAGTACTACAAGGGCCGCTCCCCTGAGGAGATGGCCTGGGATTACCCCTCACTCCAGCTGGAGGCCATCTACGGCGTGCTCACCTACTACGTGGGACACAAGGACCCGGTCGACCAGTACGTCGCCTGCCAGCACCAGGCTTGCTACGAGAATTACCAGGCCTATCTCAAACAGCCGCCTAACCCCGTGATCGAGCGGCTGCGGGCCCTCAAGGCCGCCAAAAAGTCCGCGTGA